The following coding sequences lie in one Candidatus Eremiobacterota bacterium genomic window:
- a CDS encoding peptide ABC transporter substrate-binding protein translates to MRALFALALLAALAGCTRVQQRGAGHNPWTIPGVLRIAQREDPDNLNLLLGTETVDIDISAFWGAYLFRWSDRSELVPELAVVEPTHENGGISRDGLRVTYHLRRNVRWQDGAPFDADDVIYTWQQMLNPRNLIVSRVGYDVISRIDRLDAHTIVVHLKRRFAPFVNTFFAPANHPDVILPKHLLARYPDINRLAYNGLPIGTGPFRIVAYDRNARVEMVANDAYWRGPPRLRRIDFRIVGSDETILTQLQSHDIDFFYRAPESLAPELHGIPGARIVTTPIDRFTDVGLNASIPGLNDVRVRRALAYAIDKPTLVNKVMHGVAVTGDSLHPPFSWAYNPDVARYPYDPARAAALLARAGWPPGKLHLTLVSFTGSNTMTAAEALIQEEWGRAGVVVTIKNFPSGKLYATAGAGGIEQSGKFDAALENWENGTDPDDSILIMCSMAPPNGWNIYHFCSAELDAAERTALSTYDRALRAAAYRRIQRIVSEQLPFIVLWYQMQLDAINTDLREYRPAHAVTPFWNVWQWSI, encoded by the coding sequence ATGCGAGCGCTCTTCGCACTCGCATTGCTTGCGGCGCTCGCCGGCTGCACTCGGGTGCAACAGCGCGGCGCCGGTCACAATCCGTGGACGATTCCCGGCGTCCTGCGGATCGCCCAGCGCGAAGACCCCGATAATCTCAATCTTCTGCTCGGAACCGAGACCGTCGATATCGACATCTCGGCCTTCTGGGGTGCATATCTTTTTCGCTGGAGCGACCGCAGCGAGCTGGTGCCGGAACTCGCGGTCGTCGAGCCAACGCATGAAAACGGCGGCATCAGCCGCGACGGCTTGCGCGTCACCTATCATCTGCGGCGCAACGTCAGGTGGCAGGACGGTGCGCCGTTCGATGCCGACGACGTTATCTACACGTGGCAGCAGATGCTCAACCCACGCAACCTCATCGTGAGCCGCGTCGGTTACGACGTGATCTCGCGGATCGACCGCCTCGACGCGCACACGATCGTCGTTCATCTCAAACGCCGCTTCGCGCCGTTCGTCAACACGTTCTTCGCGCCGGCGAACCACCCCGACGTGATTCTTCCAAAGCACTTGCTGGCCCGCTATCCCGATATCAATCGCCTCGCTTACAACGGTTTGCCAATCGGCACCGGACCCTTTCGCATCGTCGCGTACGATCGCAACGCGCGTGTCGAAATGGTGGCCAACGACGCCTATTGGCGCGGGCCACCGCGCCTGCGCCGAATCGACTTTCGTATCGTCGGCAGCGACGAAACCATACTGACGCAACTGCAGTCGCACGACATCGATTTCTTTTACCGCGCCCCCGAGTCACTCGCGCCCGAGCTTCATGGAATTCCGGGCGCACGGATCGTGACCACGCCGATCGATCGGTTTACCGACGTCGGCCTCAACGCATCGATTCCCGGCCTCAACGACGTGCGCGTGCGCCGCGCGCTGGCGTACGCCATCGATAAACCCACGCTCGTCAATAAGGTGATGCACGGGGTCGCCGTGACGGGCGATTCGCTGCATCCCCCCTTCTCGTGGGCGTACAATCCCGACGTGGCGCGCTATCCGTACGATCCGGCGCGCGCGGCGGCGTTGCTCGCGCGAGCCGGATGGCCGCCCGGGAAACTTCACCTCACGCTCGTCAGTTTTACGGGCTCGAACACGATGACCGCAGCCGAAGCGCTGATCCAGGAAGAGTGGGGGCGCGCGGGCGTGGTCGTGACGATCAAGAATTTTCCCTCGGGCAAACTCTACGCAACCGCCGGCGCGGGAGGAATCGAGCAATCCGGAAAGTTCGACGCCGCGCTCGAGAACTGGGAGAACGGCACGGATCCCGACGATTCGATTCTGATCATGTGCTCGATGGCGCCCCCGAACGGTTGGAATATCTATCACTTTTGCAGCGCCGAGCTCGATGCCGCCGAACGCACCGCGCTGAGCACTTACGATCGGGCCCTGCGGGCCGCCGCGTATCGGCGAATTCAGCGAATCGTTTCAGAGCAGCTTCCCTTTATCGTGCTCTGGTACCAGATGCAACTCGACGCCATCAACACCGATTTGCGCGAGTATCGGCCCGCGCACGCCGTGACGCCGTTCTGGAACGTCTGGCAGTGGTCAATTTGA
- a CDS encoding creatininase family protein yields MARKYRYGEMTWPEVKAVAATPCVAIVPIATLEDHGLHLPIDTDLLLCSSVCELAASRAADRTVLVPPINHGYSPHHMDFPGAITIDAHTLIDYGLDVCKSLVHHGFRRILVVNGHGSNAPFIDIIARLCVVQTDALAAAVSYWAAPGVRAVADSLRESEPIGGMNHACEFETSLYLALRPDLVDMNQAVAELSHRPSKNYWTDLVAGEGPLIMMEHWSQLSESGVMGDPTKATAQKGRALLDAAANGIVELVDELLAREIRPRTDHH; encoded by the coding sequence ATGGCGAGAAAATACCGCTACGGCGAAATGACGTGGCCGGAAGTGAAAGCGGTCGCGGCGACGCCGTGCGTAGCAATCGTGCCGATCGCAACGCTCGAGGATCACGGACTGCATCTTCCAATCGACACCGACCTGCTGCTGTGCTCGAGCGTCTGCGAGCTCGCGGCGTCGCGCGCCGCGGATCGAACGGTGTTGGTCCCGCCGATCAATCACGGCTATAGTCCGCACCACATGGATTTTCCCGGCGCCATCACGATCGACGCGCACACCCTCATCGACTACGGCCTCGACGTCTGCAAGAGTTTGGTGCATCACGGCTTCCGACGCATTCTTGTGGTCAACGGCCATGGCAGCAATGCGCCCTTCATCGACATTATCGCGCGGCTTTGCGTCGTGCAGACCGACGCGCTCGCGGCCGCCGTTAGTTACTGGGCCGCGCCTGGCGTGCGCGCGGTGGCCGATTCGTTACGTGAATCAGAGCCTATTGGCGGGATGAATCACGCCTGCGAATTCGAGACCTCCCTCTACCTCGCGCTCCGTCCCGATTTGGTCGACATGAATCAGGCCGTTGCGGAGCTTTCGCATCGCCCCTCCAAGAATTATTGGACCGATCTAGTAGCCGGCGAAGGCCCGCTGATCATGATGGAACACTGGAGCCAGTTGAGCGAGAGCGGGGTGATGGGCGATCCGACCAAAGCGACCGCTCAAAAGGGCCGCGCGCTGCTCGATGCGGCCGCTAACGGCATTGTAGAACTCGTCGACGAGCTCTTAGCGCGCGAGATCCGGCCCCGTACCGACCATCATTGA
- a CDS encoding MFS transporter, translated as MGQATQPRALAALRFVAILGVVNLFADFTYEGGRGIAGAFLGHLGASGAAVGAVAGGGELAGYAIRSVAGLIADRTGLYWLDVWIGYAINVLCVPALALAGSWPAAAGLLIGERVGRGIRKPVTGAMLSQAGQSLGSGRVFGINQLLDQIGATAGPLLVAFALARGGFHSGFGILIVPAVATLAFLAIATVAGRNFVPQHESDSGPTIRDPRAFRRYAIGGALIAAGYVDFALIAFRFQRDHIVTTAAISIWFAVAMAVGATAAPLLGRLFDRIGNRVVVIAIAIASAAAPLAFLGRGAAAQAGVALWGVGNAVQDALLLALVAGVLARRRRATSFGLYDLVFGAAWFAGSVVAGVLLDRSVLGLVVFSTLLQLVAIPFFVSGQRPGSLSPGGELGR; from the coding sequence GTGGGTCAAGCAACACAACCTCGCGCGTTAGCCGCGCTGCGCTTCGTCGCGATTCTCGGCGTCGTCAATCTCTTCGCCGATTTCACTTACGAAGGCGGCCGCGGCATCGCCGGTGCGTTTCTCGGTCATCTCGGAGCGAGCGGCGCGGCCGTCGGAGCGGTGGCGGGCGGCGGCGAGCTTGCAGGCTACGCGATCCGTTCGGTAGCGGGTTTAATCGCCGACCGCACGGGATTGTATTGGCTCGACGTCTGGATCGGATATGCGATCAACGTGCTCTGCGTGCCGGCGCTGGCACTCGCCGGAAGCTGGCCGGCTGCGGCGGGACTGCTCATCGGCGAACGGGTCGGACGAGGAATACGTAAGCCCGTGACGGGAGCAATGCTTTCGCAGGCGGGTCAATCGCTCGGCAGCGGGCGCGTCTTCGGAATCAATCAGCTTCTCGACCAAATCGGAGCAACCGCCGGTCCCCTACTGGTCGCATTTGCGCTCGCGCGCGGCGGATTCCATTCCGGGTTCGGCATTCTGATCGTTCCGGCGGTTGCGACACTTGCGTTTCTTGCGATCGCCACGGTCGCCGGACGGAACTTCGTGCCGCAGCACGAGAGTGATAGCGGCCCCACGATTCGCGATCCGCGCGCGTTTCGACGCTATGCCATCGGTGGCGCGCTCATCGCCGCCGGATACGTCGACTTTGCCCTCATCGCATTTCGCTTTCAGCGCGATCATATTGTTACGACCGCGGCGATCTCGATATGGTTTGCCGTCGCTATGGCGGTCGGCGCAACTGCGGCACCACTTTTGGGGCGGCTCTTCGATCGAATCGGCAACCGCGTCGTCGTTATTGCGATCGCGATCGCATCGGCGGCAGCACCGCTGGCGTTTCTTGGACGCGGCGCGGCGGCGCAAGCGGGGGTCGCCCTTTGGGGCGTCGGTAACGCGGTGCAAGATGCATTGCTGCTGGCGCTCGTCGCCGGCGTGCTCGCGCGGCGGCGCCGGGCGACGAGTTTCGGGCTCTACGATCTGGTTTTCGGCGCGGCCTGGTTTGCCGGCAGCGTCGTCGCGGGCGTTTTACTCGATCGTTCGGTTCTCGGGCTTGTCGTGTTTTCGACCTTGCTTCAACTGGTCGCGATACCGTTTTTTGTATCCGGGCAACGGCCCGGCAGCTTGAGCCCAGGCGGAGAGCTCGGCCGCTGA
- a CDS encoding inorganic diphosphatase, which yields MSNQKINPTDYDAIPSYAENGKERLVNAIIETPGRIRHKYAFVPKYGIMMLKQTLAEGLTWPYDYGFVPQTLADDGDPTDIIVINDTPTFPGCLLEVRILGAVLIKKNGVVNNRLVACPKKQSGVTLKTDDYEKLSDVPKDLMDGIERFLVEYSAVEGNKIEYGGTCSRKEAFAMIEEDRKRRKKKGS from the coding sequence GTGTCCAATCAGAAAATCAATCCCACCGACTACGATGCGATTCCGTCCTATGCGGAAAACGGCAAAGAGCGGCTGGTCAACGCGATTATCGAAACGCCCGGAAGGATTCGCCACAAGTATGCCTTCGTTCCGAAGTACGGCATCATGATGCTCAAACAGACCCTAGCCGAAGGACTGACGTGGCCGTACGATTATGGTTTTGTTCCGCAAACGCTGGCCGATGACGGCGATCCGACGGACATCATCGTGATCAACGACACGCCCACGTTTCCCGGCTGCCTACTCGAAGTGCGAATTCTCGGCGCAGTGTTGATCAAGAAGAACGGTGTCGTCAACAATCGCCTCGTCGCCTGCCCCAAGAAGCAATCCGGCGTGACCTTGAAGACCGACGATTATGAAAAATTGAGCGACGTACCGAAAGATCTGATGGACGGCATCGAGCGATTTCTCGTCGAGTATTCAGCCGTCGAAGGCAACAAGATCGAGTACGGGGGTACGTGCTCGCGAAAAGAGGCGTTCGCAATGATCGAAGAAGATCGCAAGCGGCGCAAGAAAAAAGGCTCGTAA
- a CDS encoding copper amine oxidase N-terminal domain-containing protein has translation MLTMPYRSVVAGLVAVLALGVPAPTVAQQVTVTVNGQALYLSPGPIERAGRVFVPLRGIFERLGAGVVYSAGTINATKDSTTVSLHIGLTQATVNGQAQILDVAPFIIGATTYVPLRFIAQSLGANVGYDASTRVVAIQMEGGAPPPMPAPRPPRPPAPPPMPPPGVRLRAQQPQPDSEIRNRFPVISAEFAPRAVADSVRIWLDGATITLQSGVSSSAFSYKPPAPLSFGSHTVRVAGRGQDGVPFDRAWSFRVLRSAAPSIPLTIYQPSPNAVVGGVFVVQGNTVANGRVRISAGAGPDGTGQFAGTTTAGPRGNFKLSVTLTMLMGQQTVTVRIVVTDPATSATTETTMRLRLNR, from the coding sequence GTGCTCACTATGCCCTATCGATCCGTGGTCGCCGGCCTGGTGGCCGTGCTTGCCCTAGGAGTGCCGGCGCCGACGGTCGCGCAGCAAGTAACGGTAACCGTGAACGGACAAGCACTCTATCTCAGTCCGGGTCCAATCGAGCGCGCGGGCCGCGTCTTCGTTCCGCTTCGCGGAATTTTCGAACGACTCGGCGCGGGTGTCGTCTATTCTGCGGGCACGATTAACGCGACGAAAGACAGCACGACGGTCTCGCTGCACATCGGTTTGACCCAGGCGACGGTCAACGGACAAGCTCAGATTCTCGACGTCGCACCGTTCATCATCGGAGCCACGACGTACGTGCCCTTGCGTTTCATCGCGCAATCGCTCGGTGCAAATGTCGGCTATGATGCCTCGACGCGCGTCGTGGCGATTCAAATGGAGGGTGGCGCGCCCCCGCCGATGCCCGCGCCGCGTCCGCCGCGGCCACCGGCACCCCCGCCAATGCCGCCGCCCGGGGTGCGCCTGCGCGCGCAGCAGCCGCAGCCCGACAGCGAGATCCGCAATCGCTTTCCCGTCATCTCGGCGGAGTTCGCGCCACGTGCCGTCGCCGATAGCGTGCGCATATGGCTCGACGGCGCAACGATTACATTGCAGAGCGGTGTCTCGTCGTCGGCCTTTTCCTACAAGCCGCCCGCGCCGCTCAGTTTTGGTTCGCATACGGTTCGGGTCGCCGGACGCGGGCAGGACGGCGTGCCATTCGACCGCGCGTGGTCGTTCCGCGTGCTCCGTTCCGCGGCGCCTTCAATTCCGCTGACCATCTACCAGCCATCGCCGAATGCGGTCGTGGGCGGTGTTTTCGTCGTGCAAGGTAATACCGTCGCGAACGGCCGCGTACGAATTAGTGCGGGCGCCGGTCCAGACGGAACCGGGCAGTTCGCAGGCACGACCACCGCCGGCCCACGCGGCAACTTCAAACTCTCCGTGACGCTTACGATGCTCATGGGTCAGCAGACGGTTACCGTTCGGATCGTCGTCACCGATCCTGCGACATCGGCAACGACCGAGACGACGATGAGGCTACGGCTTAACCGCTAA
- a CDS encoding helix-turn-helix transcriptional regulator: MMIFEEEKVEGLIVQCRLREASAALMLDGAPRRARAMVYAMAGDDRGLARVVDSALLGCRGAAEVANYYLRTELEPTAGDRFVTAVVLAWASDAPGCYAALGVARDTAISERRFHLAVAAGERLAHHALLFGNLDLARRAIDEAVGCAAMYRLNAWFPRCLAIAARLALDAGENEQAGELLERARAAANSPEEMTLLAAIGAQLAIELGDDDLLRRWSTPEIVEMAQRSERPEVSISGTIAALLAAGAPEPNSSTAAALRRALFQEDSAANAPELFTIVAHYGELEDATIAVNALGAAVAPNRPYLHAHHLLARAHALLRAGERLGCVDAAGDAARAFATMGLRRWTNEAMRLLVSQEQGSQRLRGRPSGAALTEREQQVAQLIRRGARNREVATALQISEHTVERHVSSILGRLGLRSRWQIADPRKDAEH, encoded by the coding sequence TTGATGATCTTCGAAGAGGAGAAGGTCGAAGGCTTGATCGTGCAATGCCGGCTGCGCGAGGCAAGTGCGGCGTTGATGCTCGACGGTGCGCCCCGGCGCGCACGCGCCATGGTTTACGCGATGGCCGGAGACGATCGCGGCCTGGCGCGAGTGGTTGATTCGGCGTTGCTCGGTTGTCGCGGCGCTGCTGAAGTCGCCAACTATTACCTCCGGACGGAACTCGAGCCGACCGCCGGCGATCGCTTCGTCACGGCGGTGGTCTTAGCGTGGGCCTCCGACGCGCCCGGCTGTTATGCGGCCCTCGGAGTTGCGCGCGATACGGCCATATCCGAGCGGCGCTTCCATCTTGCCGTTGCGGCGGGCGAACGGCTCGCGCACCACGCGCTGCTCTTCGGCAATCTCGATCTAGCACGCCGTGCGATCGACGAGGCCGTGGGATGTGCGGCCATGTATCGCTTGAACGCATGGTTCCCGCGTTGTTTGGCGATCGCGGCACGGCTCGCGCTCGATGCCGGGGAAAACGAGCAGGCCGGCGAGCTGCTCGAACGTGCCCGCGCCGCTGCAAACTCGCCCGAGGAGATGACGCTCCTTGCGGCCATCGGCGCGCAGTTGGCCATCGAGCTTGGCGACGACGATCTCCTGCGGCGATGGAGCACGCCGGAGATCGTGGAGATGGCGCAGCGGAGCGAGCGTCCCGAGGTTTCGATCTCGGGCACCATCGCTGCATTGCTGGCCGCCGGTGCGCCGGAGCCAAATTCGTCCACTGCCGCGGCGCTACGCCGCGCCCTGTTTCAAGAGGATAGTGCGGCGAATGCGCCGGAGCTTTTCACGATCGTCGCGCACTACGGCGAGCTCGAAGATGCAACGATCGCGGTCAACGCGCTCGGCGCCGCGGTCGCGCCCAATCGTCCCTATCTGCACGCGCATCATCTACTCGCGCGCGCGCACGCGCTCTTGCGAGCCGGCGAACGCCTCGGTTGCGTGGATGCGGCCGGTGACGCCGCCCGCGCCTTCGCGACGATGGGCCTGCGCCGTTGGACGAACGAAGCGATGCGACTACTGGTTTCCCAAGAGCAAGGTTCGCAGCGTCTGCGTGGCCGTCCCAGCGGCGCGGCACTGACCGAGCGAGAGCAGCAGGTCGCGCAGCTGATTCGGCGCGGTGCGCGAAACCGCGAGGTCGCGACCGCGCTGCAGATCAGCGAGCACACTGTCGAGCGTCACGTAAGCTCGATTCTCGGGCGGCT